The DNA region agCAGCCAAAACCAGCTCAATTAAATTCCTTAGATTTTCTATACAttatgaaataataaatttgatTTAGTTCTGTGTACATacgtatgtatgtatgtatgaagagaaaaatatatcttttttttaaaaaaaaaaaaaatgagaaacaaacaaaaaaatctCTCCCACTTTATAAAGCTAACAGCACCATCATCCTCCTCCACTCCATATTTTTCACTTCACAAAAAAACCGATTGTCTTTCTACTGCTCACCGCCTTTATCTCCCAGCAATTTATCCATTTCCTCTTGATTTATTCACCAATTAGATGAACTTTATGCGCTCTGTGATGCGAAGAATTTCATAAACCGGAGCCTCTTGCAGCAGACTTTCGAGAAATTAAGCAATTTTGGTGCTGGATGTTAAGTGATTGTACCTATCTATGCAGCAATAGATAGTATGACATCTGAATTGAACGCTGGGTTCCACCCACATTACCATCAGCAGGGAGCAATTTTTAAATCCAGCGGTGCGATgagcagcagcagcagtggtTCGGGAGGATGTGAAATGCTTTCTATGGGAAATTACTATGGCAATCCTGGGGGGAATATGAATTTAGCTGTGAATGATGGGGCTGTGGAAGGAGGGATGGTTTTCTCATCCGGGGGTTCGCCCAATTCTTTGAGTTCGTCCACGCTGCTGCTTGATTCGGTTCCCGGGTTGAAGCACGACACGGGGTTGGCTGTTGAATGGGGCATTGGTGAGCAGTACAAGCTGGAGGAAGGGCTTCAAAAGTTGGTACTTTCTTCTTAATCGTGGGAAATCAGTAAACAACGTTACATGTTTGTTTAtttacttgaattttttttgacCGTGTCATTGTATTCCTGCTCGCTGAAGTGAAATCCGGGAAATTTTGTTGTACCATGTGCTCGTAATGCTTGTTCATGGTCTAACAAACAAACAGCTGCTAAATCTTTCTTTATGTTGTGAGGAGACAGAGATCGAGGATGTAGACATAGGTCTAAAGGATTTGAGAGAGAACTATAAATGACTGATTTTATTTGCCTTTCGGTTATTAGAGTACCACTATTTTCTGCAATTATAGAGCTCAAAATATATAAGAATGTGCCTACTTTGCTAGAGCACGGAGAAGAACCTCCCAGCATAGGGCTATTATTATTGAATCAAAACAATTGATCAAACTAACAAGACATGAGTGGACAGCCAAATAATTGAGTCCTTAATCTATCTACGCAAGTAGAATAGAACCGCGAGCTGTTTGTTCCAATTTCGGAATGTGTACTTGAGGTGCTTTTACTTCTGATATGTGGTCTTTTGGTCTGATATCTTTTGTGTATGCTTGGACTTTTCATTCTGAACCAGTATGGTAGTTTTTGTATGGCATAAGTTGCTCTTAAAGTAGGTTACAATCCATGAGTGCTATTTTCATTGTCTGAATTAGGCTTTTATTTGTTGCCAGAATTCAGATGTTATATTCTCATACATATTTCATACTGGGAATCAAGTTTTCCTGGGGTTCACTGGGAATCAAGTTTTCCTGGGGTTCGGAATCTGGATTCGTTACAATCTAGTTGCCTTGTGCATACATGTAGACATTTAGGCAAGTCACTCTGGCAATATTTGTTTTGTGAGATTTTTGCATCAGTTGTTATTACTCAAATACAAATGGGAATTGCAGTGCCTGtaaattttactttttaaaatcCTAGTTGGGAATCTTTTAGATGGCTGTGTAAAAAGGATAATCAAATATGGATCATTACTGCAATTGGCTGCTGTTTATTAAAAGGATTATATCTGAGTGATCAAAGGAATCAATATCTTTTCTTTATGCCACTATAAAACCTTTTATCACTGTCATTCAACTCTGTTCTGTCGTGTATTCCTCCATTTCTTTAGATTATGGATTCGTGGTAGTTCTTCTATGACAACATCGCATTTTAGTTACCTCACATAATTCTCATTAATTTTTAGTTAGCGTGATTGTATATTTTCTGCCTTGATTTTCTTCCCACGTCTTGCAGACTTCTTTCCAATATGTGAGTTGTGGTGTAACCTGTCCAGATCTTACATCTGGAGCTTATCTTGCATTCCAATTGTTTGCTATTAGTTTCCAAAAGCTTGACCCTTTTTCACATGGTTGATTCCTGCTTGAAGGTATGCCAATGAACCCAATATTCTGATGTATATTAAGATTGCCTCCTCTCTTCGCGACAAAACTGTGCGCGATGTTGCTCTTCGATGTAGATGGATGATGGTGAGTTCTTAATTCTTGTAGAGATTGCatctaataataatatttactaTTCTGTTTCATTTTATTTGGAAGAATGTTTGTCTCCGtgtttttaatgtttttcattGTCTTGTCAGAGCAAGCGAAGAAAACATGAGGATCGGATCTTGTTGAAGAAAGTGAAGGATCAGAGGGTAATTTTTTAGTAGGTTTGCCTACAGTACGTTAACTAACTCAGTTTTTGACATTGGTGAGCTGTGGTGTGATTTCATAAATATCAGCACAGTTTGTTTTCTAATCTAATTAAATTAATCATCACTCTTAtgtaataaagaaaaaaatcatCATGGGCTGCTCAGAACCTTCTTAACTGTGGTGGTCAATTGGCATGTTCAGTTATGCCAATCTCCTGCTGCCTAAAACTATATGATTGTTTATCCACTAAAACTATATGATTGCTGCCTAAAACTATAtgattgtttatccattacATCTGAAATTGAAGCTGACCACTCTGAGATTTAATTAATTTCTCTGCTATTGAATATTTCAATCGGATTTTAGAATCTTTGAAGGCTGTTGTACTTGAAAAGTTACACTGTTTTATAACCAACACTGATTTAAGTTGACATTCATATTTGACCTCATATCAGCCTGAAGCAGTAGAAACTTATGGCTCTATCATGACAGATACAGTAATGAACTTTAGGAATACTGGTTATATTATACCTCTGAATTTCCTAGTCTGTTGTCTGTGATCGTCTTTGAGGGTTTAAGCTGGATCGAGGAATAGATATATGAGACAAGATTTGGTAGAAGCTGTGTTACTGGCGACTTGCAAGCACGCAGGAGATGGGGAGAGAGTTGCTTACTGTAGCTTTTTATGGAAGCTCTACGAGTTAATGGATTGGTTGTAGCATTAGCTATTACTTGCGAATCTTTTTGTTTAAtcttaaaaatatgaaaaattcatATATTTCCTATTTTGTTACCTCGGACTTaacatttaattttcaaatttgatCAAAATGTCATTCTTACAATTACTTACTCATTGAAGGTATAACTTACATTGAGAAACAGGCTTTCAAAGAGCCCAgaaagaaaattttcaaatgttTGCCTGAGTATTCAGTTGCATCATGGGCACGGTTGGATGAATAAAAGAATCACATTGAGCTCATCATTCATTTTATGACATTCTATCTTAGCTTAAGACTAGAGTTTTGTACCAATGTATGTTGTTGGAGTTTCATTTGTGTAATTGCAATTGTCTATTGGTAAGGACATCTTATCCTCCTAGACTTGATAAaccttttttatataaaaaatgtgGAGATTGTCTGAGAAGTGGCGACTTGATGTAATATCCCCTTTTTTAGTTTTGAGGGGGTGGAGTTGGGGGTTTAGCAGGGTGCAAGGTGGTTGTAGCACTTGAGTTGGGTGTTTGTCTGATCCAAGCTGGATCTTGTTTGTTGCTAGGATTTGATTGGGTCTTCATCAGGTCAAATTGTTTGTGAACTAGCAACATTAcagttggaaaaaaaaatttggttttgCACATAACTGATTGAGAGAAGCATCAATGCTTGAAATACTAGGTCTCTCATCAATTGTCTACTTTTCCTTACCTTTTAGTTGTTTTGGCAAGCGTTATCCTCAGTTAGTACTGCATCTCATTCTTCTCTGACCTAACCATGCCGATGATTGAGTTGCTGTAAGCAATCATGAGATATAGTTGTCGTTTGAAGTTTTAATGATTCATTGTTTGTTTTGTCAACTGGTCAGCAAAAGCGTATGGATATTTGTTAATAAGCTTATAGCTGTTTTGTTATGTGTATTGAATATCCACAATTCAGAACTATTCACGTGTTTTGGAAAAAACTCTTGCTCTAAAATTTAACATATTTTTCCAGGATAAATTGATCGATTCATCTTTGAGGAATAGTATGTCGCCAGCTTCATCAGTGAATGATGCTTCATGTTCTTTCATTTCAAACCATcacaatcaaaataatttaatgtttTCAGAAGGTTTGGCTGCCTAACTTTTGGGATTAATCAAATCCTCTGTTTTGCTTCTTTCCCTAACAATCACTACTGCGCACATTTGTTAATTTTTGTGTCTAGAGGGGTTGATGACTTGATTCGGATGCCCTTTTTATTGATTTTAAGGGATTTTAGGGGAATGGATTACTATTGTGAACTCATTCTATATGTCTTTCAGCACTGAGTGGCATAGCCAGACATCTTTTGGAAGAAAACAAGCAAGCTTTTGGTCAAATTTCTTCTAATCTTTCAGCTCTCAAGGTAATTCCAGGAGGAAACTAGAGCTAGCTTGTTCTAAATTGCTTTAGGAATTTCTAGGGGACATTGTTTCTGATGGATTCTGATTTGTTAAGTATTATTGCATTAACATGATAATATAGTAGTATTATTTTCAGATGTATGTGAACACACATTTCTTCCTTTTCATTTGAAGGTATGGCATATTTTTTCTTTCTTAGGTGACAGGAGTTTATGAGATTCCAAAGACAACATTTTGGCATAAGATAAATAAAAGAATTCTAGAGAGGATAGAGACATTAACACGAAGACTTGCAGGATAAAATGCCTGTATATTGTTAT from Primulina tabacum isolate GXHZ01 chromosome 14, ASM2559414v2, whole genome shotgun sequence includes:
- the LOC142524158 gene encoding uncharacterized protein LOC142524158 isoform X3, with amino-acid sequence MTSELNAGFHPHYHQQGAIFKSSGAMSSSSSGSGGCEMLSMGNYYGNPGGNMNLAVNDGAVEGGMVFSSGGSPNSLSSSTLLLDSVPGLKHDTGLAVEWGIGEQYKLEEGLQKLDKLIDSSLRNSMSPASSVNDASCSFISNHHNQNNLMFSEALSGIARHLLEENKQAFGQISSNLSALKLQENFNLFFHTRNNITTILNDMSNMPGIMSRMPPLPVLLNEELASSVFPCSAQPMMFGSSSMLHMKHEPRC
- the LOC142524158 gene encoding uncharacterized protein LOC142524158 isoform X1, which gives rise to MTSELNAGFHPHYHQQGAIFKSSGAMSSSSSGSGGCEMLSMGNYYGNPGGNMNLAVNDGAVEGGMVFSSGGSPNSLSSSTLLLDSVPGLKHDTGLAVEWGIGEQYKLEEGLQKLLSNMYANEPNILMYIKIASSLRDKTVRDVALRCRWMMSKRRKHEDRILLKKVKDQRDKLIDSSLRNSMSPASSVNDASCSFISNHHNQNNLMFSEALSGIARHLLEENKQAFGQISSNLSALKLQENFNLFFHTRNNITTILNDMSNMPGIMSRMPPLPVLLNEELASSVFPCSAQPMMFGSSSMLHMKHEPRC
- the LOC142524158 gene encoding uncharacterized protein LOC142524158 isoform X2, which translates into the protein MTSELNAGFHPHYHQQGAIFKSSGAMSSSSSGSGGCEMLSMGNYYGNPGGNMNLAVNDGAVEGGMVFSSGGSPNSLSSSTLLLDSVPGLKHDTGLAVEWGIGEQYKLEEGLQKYANEPNILMYIKIASSLRDKTVRDVALRCRWMMSKRRKHEDRILLKKVKDQRDKLIDSSLRNSMSPASSVNDASCSFISNHHNQNNLMFSEALSGIARHLLEENKQAFGQISSNLSALKLQENFNLFFHTRNNITTILNDMSNMPGIMSRMPPLPVLLNEELASSVFPCSAQPMMFGSSSMLHMKHEPRC